AtgtgtgcctgaaatagaagaactttaaactgggcactggggagggctggaaatctcactgattgtttgggggggggtgttattgcaggcaggctacagagaaaattcacttggtggaacacggCTGGCTCCCcctcatttaattatttcttttattttaatttaattatttataattatttattttaatttgcacttctggccatgacatcactcccaatggggcctggacagattgtcattctacaaagtgggtcccagtgctaaaactttgagaatagctgcaataaggtgttagtaagttggcgTGTGAGTGTGTTTCTACAAGTTtgcaaaatcactaaaatcagagtttgtaggaataataccatcatgttatatatcaatcaatgtataatttcatgcagaatgcaatgaaacaaaccacactgaaatatctgtgttctatcaaaaggtacacccaaaaaaccagtgggggcagggcaatggtagatcaccacgcccaccacctggggtgttgccccaacCACTGCATGGAGTGaatcctagcaacaccactgacacTAGGTTGTTTTGCTATGAAATAGAGCTCTAACAATAGGATGTATTATAAAGAGTAATGAAACCCCACTCCCCTGGACATTAAGTACATTTCATACACCCATCAAATTTAAAAGTTGTTGCATTTTACCGGATATCAAAAGCCTTCACATGGGGATTAATACTGGTAACACGGATTGTGAGGAACTGTGCAGGCATATTGGAGTCTGGCAAGAGTTCATGCTGCCTGGAGTCCACCACAGTTAGATGAATGTCTTGCTGTTGGACAACATGTAAAGAGTATGTGGTCACTTTCATGATCCATGTGTCTGTAACAATTACTCGTGCTCCTGGGGCCCCAGTAGCAAACTTGTCAATCCTCCTGAATTCTGTGTTGATTGACGAAGCGACTGCTCTCCAACCTGACTGCGGGAGGGCATAAAGGGAAATCGTCCTGACTAAGGGGTGGTTACTCCAACCATTTTGTGACCAGTAATATGCTAGGATTCCAGCAATTGTCGGAGCAAGAACAGCCAGCAAGAAGAAGACTTTCCAACTTTCGGGGGCCTGATAAACACTGCAGAGCTGTTTCTCAGGTGCTGCAAAGCACATGCCAGCATAATAGCCTGCAAAGAAGGGGAAAAAGTGCTTTCAGAAGTTAAATCTCAGATATGCATGTGTTACTTATACGCCCAATGAGCAGACCTGAAATTTAGGAGCTTATGTGGATCACATTTCAATCTCATGGAAGCACCGCTTGTCCTTTCTTCACTGTATGCACTGTCTGTTGCATTTCTATCACTCGGAAACTTCAGCCTGTCTACAGCATAACTGTCTCACTGCATTACTATAGCAGCAACTTCAGCATAGAATGCACCACATGGCTGCACACCCTATTGAGTGAGCCCATTTAAAActgtgggaattacttctgagcaaCTTTGCTTAGGATTGTACTATAAATGGGGTTACCAGAAACAAAGTGGTACAGagactatacctttaaccattgtgtataAAAAAGAATGTTGGCAGGTGtcgctttttaaacccttccacgcTGAGCTGCACCtttcctcttctatgcaatgctTAAATgtacaggcactctgtctctGTTTGTATCTGATAACCCTAAGGGCCTTACagtaaggctaaaatcctatgaACATTTACTTGGCAGTAAGCTCCACTAAATAAGATTTATTTCTGAACCAGCATATTATGTAGCACTGAACACTAATCTGTTTCTACTACTTTCTATCCCTGACAGAGGTTTTATACTATATGTCTGCAAAACTCATGTGactgagatcccaatcctatgcatatctactcagaagtacatccccttatagtcaatgggacttgctcccaggaaagtctggatatgattgcagcctgaggcatcTGTGGAGAAAAGGAATGTCGCAATAGGAAAGGGGAAATGACTAGGAGAAATGAAGGTGGATTCGTTGAATTTCTACCTGGCATGAAACAATTAAATctacagcagcgtttctcaacatttgaccTCCGCCATAACACTACACATGATCCACTGATTCAAAATACCACAGGCAGTAACTGATGATTACATCAttcccagttacttctgggttgggaggccagatgtgacaaaacaaccaccagtaagaagctcagggtggacaggagagctttctCAAGTTTTGGAGATGTCTGCTTTGGAGCcccctaccgctgtttgttgggTAGTGGTCCTGGTCTCACTGCAGGGCATCAGGTGTccagggtcccacaagtaccaccagacaccacctaaagtaccactggttaagaaatacTGATTGACAGAAAttcagggagaggggagaaaacaACATCTGTGGAAACATTGAGGACACTAGAATTCAAGCCTACTCATAACTAactctcattatagtcaatggggcttactcccaggcaagtgtgggtaggattgaagagcccaatcctatgcaagactactcagaagtaagtcccattacagtcaatggcacttactcctatgCAGGCGTGGACAGGCAGCAGCCCTAGTCGTCTCTCCCTGCCACACCCCCTCAAGTGGCCCGGGGCCAACTTCCACGTCCGCCCAGCCACGCCTCGCTCCTGGCCCTTGGCCGGCTGCTCGCTCACCGAGGGGCAGGAGGCTGTGGGCCACCAGGGTGCCGGTGCCTCGCCGCAGGTGGTACTGGACGAAGGCCGCGTCCtcgctgcccagccagcccccCAGCAGGTTCTGCACCGTCAGGCCGGCCAAGTGGAACTCGTTGGGGGGAAACACGAAGCACACGGCCAGGACCACGTAGGCCAGCGTGAAAGTGGCCGCGGGGCTCTCCATGGACTCTCCCGGGAGACTCCCCCTCAGCCCAAGCGCCGTCCCCAGCAGAACTTGGGAGCCCGACGTCGCCCCGACACGGGCCAGCATCTGCCGCGCTGCTTCCCGGGAACCATAGTTCAGCAGGCAGGAAACTCTTGGCCAAACTAGGACTGCAAGGATATGCCGCGCcgcttcctgggaactgtagtttaggAAGCAGGAACCTCTTGGCCAAACTAGGGTTGTAATGATATGCCGCGCtgcttcctgggaactgtagttcagcAGGCAGGAACCTCTTGGCCAAACTAGGGATGTAAGCCTCTgcacacttttcctgggagtaagtgcaattgaacacaatgggacttacttctgagtagacatgcataagttaGGGCAGCAGACTCAAAAGAGTGACAGGCAGGATTTGCAGttgctgcctgtctgcctgccacACCACCCATGCTCTGGCAGTTCCACCACAGCAGCAAAGTCAGAAGGCTGCCCATGGGCGACTCCCACAGAGCAAACTTCTCTAAGCCCTTTCTgcagcagcagggctgcatggGTGCAAAAAGACAGCTGGCGGGCGGTTGTCCCTTGCAGTGTGATGCTCAACTTGGAGAACACAGCATTGCAATGTCAATGAAATGTACTGTTCATCACCACACTCTTCCATGTACATCTCTCAACTGAGACCTACACTTCCTGAAGctgatgaagggcccaatcccatccaactttccagctccagtgcagctgcaatgcagcctcaaggtcccataccttgaggcctccatgactcccacaccactgcaggatgaagcatatgctccattggcacaactgtatcagccctggaaagttagaTACAATTTGGCCTTCTATCTCACTGAGTTTAGTGAGCATTAGGGCCCCATcttatatatgtctactcagaagtaagtccctttatagtcagtggggcttactcccacgtaagtgtggcTTCAGGTAAGGTAACTCCCACTTTCCTATGGGACTCAGTAGTCATGCATGGTACTGGGCTGCTAGTCCCTAGTGTTTAGGATTCCCCCAGACGTTGTTACTTTCCAGCTGCGACCACTCAACTActacacagaggcaagtttcaaaATGGGCCATCCCATTGCTGAACCGACAGTCAGACCAGACCAGACTGATTGCTGAATCAGACCAGGCTGCAaacctctgcacactttcctgagagtgagctccACTGAAACCAACGGGGCGTGCTTCAGTGCAGACGGAGCCTCCTCCGCCGAGCGCCGCCTAGTGGAGGAACCCCATTATGACGCCCTCAGAAGGATGCCTGTCACGTAGTGGGCCAAGCCTGGTGGAGGCGCGCTCTGGGGTCAAGTGATCTCTGACGTAATTTGGCCCTCGGCTTTTCATTGGCTGACCTGTCTCGCCGTTGAAATTCAAAACAGCGGGTCGGCGCGGGGGCGGCTGGAGCACGACTGTCGGCCAGGCAGGTAGGAAGTTGGGAGTGGGCCTCGGCCTCCTTCGTCAGGAGGGGCCCCCGGTGGTGTGGCGGCCGCTTCCCACCTGAGGAAGGAGCAGCCCCGCTGGCCCCCCCGGCCTTGAGGGGTTCCGCCCCGCTCTGCCCGCCCCTGGGCCTGCTGCTGGGGAGTCCTCTTTGTCTCTTCTCAGGGCGCCCTCCATGGTGGTGTTGTTGGGCCTGGCCTGGCTGTGCAGCAGAACGAGGCAGTTGCCATGGGGATGGTCCAGGCCAGGCTGCCAGTGATGCCTCTCCCGCCCaggaggggagaagctgcttgcaGCTGCCAGTGAGCCACTCTGCTCTTCCTCTTATTGGCCCTGTGCTGCCCTGcaggggctggggaggaggcagagcctGGCTGCAGGAAGGAGCTGCCAGTACCACACCAGGGCAGGGGAAAGATGGTCAAGGCAGGGGGAGAAGGAAGACTTGTGGCTTTGGTTGTAATGTGCTCAGGCATGGAAGAGGGAGAGGTGGCAACTGGGGAGACTGAATGTGGCCTGCTGGTGGAGGAACTTCAGCCTCCCCCTTAGGGACAGAGTGCCTTCAATGTCAGACAAGATGCAaaagtgtgtgattggtctgtggaactccttgccacaggatgtggtgatggcattggcctggatgcctttaaaagaggtttggacaagtttctggaggaaaaattcattacgggttataagccatgatgtatatgtgcagcctcctgattttagaaatgggctatgtcagatgcaagggagggtaccaggatgcagttttcttgttatctggtgtgctccctggggcatttggtggggccgctgtgagatacaggaagctggactagatgggcctatggcctgatccagtggggctgttatgtaaAAGTAAAAACTTCCAAAAAAGAATTGGTATGTACAAAGTGTAACTAGCTCATCAGCTTGATGTATATGTGTTGCGATTTTGGCATATCCACCCTTCCAGCCTCACTTACTTGGAACACAAAGGCAAAAAAAGTACATGATTTGCAAGGTGAACCACCTTCCTAGCCTAAGGCCACGATCatatatacattttcctggaagAAATTCACCCACTCAttagtaagggggaaagtttgcTGTGAGAGGATTTCAGCCTAGTGCTGAGTATTtaattgctgcccccccccccacagtcttcCCAGCCCCTAAAGGCTGAGCCATGTTTGCTTTCACCTAAGTTAAATACACAGGAGtgctcattgaacacagtggggcatacctctgagtagacatgcacaggattgagaGATGGGTATCAGTGGGCAAGTACTTGGAGTAGTATCTGAGTGGCCATGGAGTACATTGTTCAGAGCCATAAAGCTCAAGGAATGTGGTCCAAGTACTGTTGTGCTTCTCATTCACTTCTCACTTAGAAACATTTTTGCTTTGGGGATGGAAACCTCAAAAGCTGTTTTCTAAATTGTCCAGTGTGCATGTGATACTACCATCAGTTTGCCACTGGAGATGCCATGTGGGCATACTCTTCCTTGGTTGCATAGGCAATTCCCCCTTCCTTACGATCTTGCACAGAAGTTTTCATTAACCATAGTTACTGCCAAGCCATGGTTAGAAGCtagtctgtaaactgctttgggttaAGTATGGCCAGTGACAATATTTGGGCAGATGAAAAGCTAGCCCTAGTCTCCACCAGTGGAAATTCTTTAAGTATTTAAGCATACATGGCTCTCAGTTGTCAAACTAGAATTTGATGACCAGGCAGTATTACAAGAAGTATTTGGGTTTGCTTTATCCAGTGTCAGATAAAGCAATCCTGCCCTTCTTTCCATAAAGTAAAGCTGTCTTTTCCACCAAATGGCCTGGTTGTAGATCTGTAAAAATATGTCATACAGACACATACCGATACCCATGTGCCCCATGCACAGCCATGTGCTGTAGCTCTCAACATTCTTGGTTTATCTTGCCTTTCCACCCCACCCAAAGCTTTCCATTCATGACTACATTCGGTAACACAAATGAACCTCTCAGCCAATGTTGAAAGAACTATTTGTTTCTCCTAATGGCACTGGTGCTGCTTTTCctatgctcagtagcaggagtcTAGAAGGTGGTTGGAAGCATTCGGCTGCCCTAAAGCAAAATTGTCCACCCTTACAGCTTTTtcccaactttgttttcatttctagAATGAGTCTTCAGCCCTTAAAAGGAGAAAATATCAACGATGACAAGACAACTGAAAGTTGTGCCATACTTTTCATAACTCCAGAGGCTACAGGCAAGTCTTCTATTCTTGAACCATCACAGAAGGAAAATGTGCCACCAAAGGGGATAGTGAAGCCTAGGAAGGTATGTTTTACAGTAACATCTAGCAACTCTTTTCTGGCACACAGGTGTTCTACATCTATagcctagtccaggggtgcccaaaccccggccctggggctaattgcgaccctcaaggactcccaatccggccctcaggaagcctccagtctccaatgagcctctggccctcctgagacttgctagagcccacgctggcctgatgcaactgctctcagccaacTCTTCaacatcttgcatgagctgtgggatgagggctccctccactgcttgctgtttcacatctgtgatgtagcagcagcagcagcgaaggaaaggtttgaactattgcaagaccttcactcattcatataagtcatGCAGTCTAGTCATCCTGACCAtgaattcatataagttccatctctaatatattcatttattcaaatttgaaatgtaaattaattctttttcccccggccccctgcatagtgtcagagatgatgtggccctcctgccacaaagtttggacacccctggcctagtccAATGAGTTTTTGTACTGGCAAATACTTAGCATTTTTGTTCAGCACCTGCACTGGGAGTTGGTATCTGAAAGATCATTGTGGTATCCTGAAGCATAGCTAGGCCAGGGTCAGGGGAATGCATGGCCCCCCTCCCAATGGAGTAGCAATTTtccactgggggaaggggaaggcggTATTTACTGTTGTGGGGTAAGTGCCACAAAACTGCCTCTCCCACCTGGCCTCTGCTCCATACTGCACCAAATGGAACTGTTTTGGGGGCCACATATGCATGTGGGGGGTGACTCAGGCACAGGGGTGATGTGGGGGTATCATCACATCACCCAGCCCCAGGTAGCCCCCTGCTAGGCTATTGCCCTAAAGGATCATGTTGTGCTGGGATTGTACACTGAAAATGCACACTATTGCTTGGTTTGGGATTGTGCAAAGCACAGGTATGGCTCAATTACGCTTCATAGAAAGCTTTTTATAATGGAATAGAAGTCTTGCCATACAACTTATCTGCCTGTCTTTCTCTTGCCCCTGCTTCATCCAGGGGTTCTCCCTACTTTCACCACCGTAGCCACTTAACAGTGGTATTCCTCTACAGGAAATTGTAGGTGTATAAATGGAGTACATGCATATGTTTGCTGTGCATGTGTGCTTGGTCTGTGTTGTGATTATCTATACGGGTAACTTTTTCTCCTAAGGTAACTTTTCAGACACCTTTATGGGATCCTCATACAAGGAGAGTCGCAAGTTCAGACATAAAGAAGAAACTCGAAACTCCCCTTATCGTGGATGACTGCACAGAGGCTTCAGAGGATATTGTCTCACTTGCATTCAGCATTGTGTGAGTAAAATGGATACCCCTTGGTATTATGTGTTCCTGTAATGTTGTAAAattgctcctccttttccagaaAGAACACTGAAGTGCTCTTGCAGCTGTCTTTTCTCACCCTTTAAGGCAGAGGTGGCTGTGCATTGCTTTCCAGCAATTGTTCACTAGAATATGACAGTTGGGTATGTGTTTTGTGCTATGTGATCTCTTCTAGGCATTCAAGACTAAGTGCATAAATAGGGATCAGTGAACATGCATTCATGTTCAAAATAGATGTGAATTTTGCCTGGGGATTCGTGCCATAATACAGTGATCTTTTTTAAGGGATAAGGGACACGATTACATGTAGTCTAGTACTTCTGTAGTCATGTGCACAACTTCTTATGCCTTTGGGGAGTCTATGACAGAGCACTGGGCAAATCTCAATGGCAAAACCATCTCACTAGCTCTTCAGGCTAGAAAGTGCACAATTGTTCCCTCCAGCCTGGCTGTGGTTGACACTCTCCTCTCACAAAGACAATTTCATACTTGAGTCAAACTGTGGGTAACTGTGCAGTCATCTGTGAACACTGGGAGTATTTGAAGTATGAACATGTACCTGCCTCTGGTAGTCTTTAACCTCAAGGTGGGCAGTATCTAAcaatgtcatttgcagctaagctCTAGGCATGACTGCTCAAAAGCAAGTTCTATTTAGTTCAGCATGGCTTATTCTGAGGTAGGTGTATCTTGGAGTGTAATCTAAATGTATAGAGAGTAAATACATCTTATTCATGAAGAAAGATTTCCGTAATTCAACAAGTTCTGACCTGCCAAACTTTCTCTGAAGTGGGTGGTTGAATGGCCCATTTGAGTGAGAGCCTGTTATCATTGACCTTTCTCACTGAGAGTAGTTGAGATGAGTGTCAGAGGTGGGCCTGTTCTGATTATTCTTGAACAGGCTGAACTAATTGTGGGTCTGCCTTTCAACATCAGTTAAGAGCAGATCCTGTAAAAGAGACAGAAGGCATAGCAACTACTGTACCTCAAGATGTTATGCCAGCAACAAAGGGCATAAACTACTGACATTCTTACTGTAAATGATGCTGATCTTTTCAAAGGTTCTGATGGCCTCTTGAACTTTCCTGGAGGCAGAAACTGTCTTTGGAAATGTTCAGTGAAACTGAATGAAGGGACGCTGATGTAGTTTACCTGCTTCAGTTGTCACCAAAAACAATTGTTTGAGGAAACTGACTGCAAACagtgttctcccctcccccttgaacTCTTCATTGCTACTAAGCCTGATTTGGTTTTGAACT
This portion of the Tiliqua scincoides isolate rTilSci1 chromosome 3, rTilSci1.hap2, whole genome shotgun sequence genome encodes:
- the TMEM129 gene encoding E3 ubiquitin-protein ligase TM129, whose protein sequence is MLARVGATSGSQVLLGTALGLRGSLPGESMESPAATFTLAYVVLAVCFVFPPNEFHLAGLTVQNLLGGWLGSEDAAFVQYHLRRGTGTLVAHSLLPLGYYAGMCFAAPEKQLCSVYQAPESWKVFFLLAVLAPTIAGILAYYWSQNGWSNHPLVRTISLYALPQSGWRAVASSINTEFRRIDKFATGAPGARVIVTDTWIMKVTTYSLHVVQQQDIHLTVVDSRQHELLPDSNMPAQFLTIRVTSINPHVKAFDIRLNSTEYGELREKLHAPIRNAANVVIHQSLSDLFLETFTSLAEMNQTYAVPSNQELEPCIGCMQTNANVKLLKNCQEPNEGECQQCYCRPMWCLTCMGKWFASRQDQQHPETWLSSHVPCPTCQSKFCILDVCIIR